From Candidatus Eisenbacteria bacterium, the proteins below share one genomic window:
- a CDS encoding alpha/beta hydrolase: MTKAAHPRSAEPVGGAIRVSGGIDVSTLLLQPARQTALYVLAHGAGAGMRHPFMESIAQRLAAHGIGTLRYQFPYTEQGSRRPDPEPLLLATVRAAVAAGREAAGTLPLLAGGKSMGGRMTSRAAASEALPGVAGVVFLGFPLHPAGQPGVSRAEHLARVDIPMLFLQGTRDTLADLTLLGPVVERLGDRATLRVIEQADHSFHVLKRSGRTDEQVLDELAIATAEWRESLT; encoded by the coding sequence ATGACGAAGGCCGCGCATCCCAGGAGCGCCGAGCCCGTCGGCGGCGCCATCCGCGTATCCGGAGGCATCGATGTCTCGACGCTGCTGCTCCAGCCAGCGCGGCAGACCGCCCTCTATGTGCTCGCCCACGGCGCGGGCGCCGGAATGCGGCACCCGTTCATGGAATCGATCGCGCAGCGCCTCGCCGCGCATGGAATCGGCACCCTGCGCTATCAGTTCCCCTACACGGAGCAGGGAAGCCGGCGGCCCGATCCCGAGCCGCTGCTGCTCGCCACCGTCCGCGCCGCGGTCGCGGCGGGGCGCGAGGCGGCGGGCACCCTCCCGCTCCTGGCCGGCGGCAAGTCGATGGGCGGACGCATGACTTCGCGGGCCGCCGCATCCGAGGCGCTTCCCGGAGTCGCGGGGGTAGTCTTTCTCGGGTTCCCGCTCCACCCGGCTGGGCAGCCCGGCGTCTCGCGCGCCGAGCACCTCGCGCGGGTCGACATTCCGATGCTGTTTCTCCAGGGAACCCGCGATACGCTTGCCGACCTCACGCTGCTGGGGCCGGTCGTCGAGCGACTGGGGGACCGCGCCACCCTGCGCGTGATCGAGCAGGCCGACCACTCGTTCCACGTCTTGAAGCGCAGCGGTCGGACCGATGAGCAGGTGTTGGACGAGCTGGCCATAGCGACGGCCGAATGGCGGGAGAGCCTGACGTGA
- a CDS encoding DUF72 domain-containing protein, whose protein sequence is MAGEPDVSVDVRIGTSGYSYAEWKGNFYPEKMAAKDMLRFYAERFPTVEINNTFYRMPKEALLAGWAEQVPESFTFVIKASKRITHDKRLKECGELLAYLFGVTSTLGSRLGPLLFQLPPNFKKDVPRLKSFFEEMPERRRVAVEFRHASWFDDEVYETLRGQRAALCVADTGEEPAAPLVATTDWGYLRLRREDFSDKDLRDWARRIREQPWGDAYVFLKHEEEGKGPKLAARLTEFCRG, encoded by the coding sequence ATGGCGGGAGAGCCTGACGTGAGCGTTGACGTGCGGATCGGTACCAGCGGCTACTCCTATGCCGAGTGGAAGGGGAACTTCTACCCCGAGAAGATGGCCGCGAAGGACATGCTGCGCTTCTACGCCGAGCGCTTTCCCACGGTCGAGATCAACAACACCTTCTACCGGATGCCGAAAGAGGCGTTGCTTGCGGGCTGGGCCGAGCAGGTGCCGGAGAGCTTCACGTTCGTGATCAAGGCATCCAAGCGGATCACGCACGACAAGCGGCTCAAGGAGTGCGGCGAGCTGCTCGCGTATCTCTTCGGGGTCACGTCGACGCTGGGCTCGCGGCTCGGGCCGCTCCTGTTTCAGCTTCCCCCGAACTTCAAGAAGGACGTGCCGCGTCTCAAGAGCTTCTTCGAGGAGATGCCCGAGCGCCGGCGCGTGGCGGTCGAGTTCCGGCATGCATCCTGGTTCGATGACGAGGTCTACGAGACCCTGCGCGGCCAGCGCGCCGCGCTCTGCGTGGCGGACACGGGGGAAGAGCCCGCCGCCCCGCTCGTCGCTACCACCGATTGGGGGTATCTTCGCCTGCGGCGCGAGGACTTCAGCGACAAGGATCTGCGCGACTGGGCCCGGCGTATCCGCGAGCAGCCGTGGGGCGACGCGTACGTGTTCCTGAAGCACGAGGAAGAGGGGAAGGGCCCGAAGCTCGCGGCCCGGCTGACGGAGTTCTGCCGCGGGTAG